One genomic region from Jilunia laotingensis encodes:
- a CDS encoding ATP-dependent helicase yields METNYIEELNESQRDAVLYNDGPSLVIAGAGSGKTRVLTYKIAYLLENGYDPWNILALTFTNKAAREMKERIARQVGEKRARYLWMGTFHSIFSRILRAEARHIGFTSQFTIYDTADSKSLLRSIIKEMALDEKTYKPGTVMARISNAKNHLVSPSGYASNQEAFREDQSARMPAMRDIYLRYWERCRQAGAMDFDDLLVYTYILFRDFPDVLARYREQFRYVLVDEYQDTNYAQHSIVLQLTKENQRVCVVGDDAQSIYSFRGADIDNILYFTKVYPNTKVFKLEQNYRSTQTIVCAANSLIEKNERQIRKEVFSEKEKGEAIGVFQAYSDVEEGEIVVNRIASLRREKEYGYSDFAILYRTNSQSRIFEEALRKRSMPYRIYGGLSFYQRKEIKDVIAYFRLVVNPNDEEAFKRIINYPARGIGETTVGKIISAATANNVSLWNVLCEPLSYGLEINKGTHNKLQGFRELIEGFIHMQTDDITKNAYDMGTEIIRQSGIMNDVCQDNSPENLSRKENIEELVNGMNDFCAARQEEGNTNISLTDFLSEVSLLTDQDSDKEGDGEKVTLMTVHSAKGLEFRNVFVVGMEENLFPSGMAGDSPRAMEEERRLFYVAITRAEEHCFLSFAKTRFRYGKMEFGTPSRFLRDIDTCFLRLPQEAGLSRQVDEGVQRFRRERQKVQLINPSILPRNLKKVSDAVSPMASASSVASAASGFSNSSAAFGSSGSSAALGSSASSTSSAATKTGTGTPVIVSPGQQIEHERFGLGEVLKVEGNGDNAKATIRFKNAGEKQLLLRFARFKVVSQK; encoded by the coding sequence ATGGAAACGAACTATATAGAAGAATTGAACGAAAGCCAGCGTGATGCGGTACTTTATAATGACGGGCCTTCCCTTGTGATAGCCGGTGCCGGTTCGGGAAAAACCCGCGTGCTGACGTATAAGATAGCCTATTTGCTGGAAAACGGGTATGATCCGTGGAACATCCTTGCACTCACTTTTACCAACAAGGCAGCGAGGGAGATGAAGGAACGCATTGCCCGCCAGGTGGGTGAGAAGCGTGCCCGTTATCTTTGGATGGGGACGTTCCATTCCATTTTCTCCCGGATACTACGTGCCGAGGCGCGGCACATCGGATTCACCTCACAGTTCACCATTTATGACACGGCGGACAGCAAGAGCCTTTTGCGTTCGATCATCAAAGAGATGGCGCTTGACGAGAAAACTTATAAGCCCGGAACGGTGATGGCGCGCATCTCCAATGCCAAGAACCATCTGGTCTCTCCCTCCGGTTATGCCTCCAACCAGGAGGCATTCCGTGAAGACCAGTCCGCCCGGATGCCTGCCATGCGCGATATCTACCTTCGCTATTGGGAACGCTGCCGCCAGGCGGGAGCCATGGATTTCGACGACCTGCTGGTGTATACCTATATTCTGTTCCGTGATTTCCCCGATGTGCTGGCGCGCTATCGCGAACAGTTCCGTTATGTGCTGGTGGACGAGTATCAGGACACCAATTATGCCCAGCACAGCATCGTGCTTCAACTGACGAAAGAAAACCAGCGCGTGTGCGTAGTGGGCGATGACGCGCAGAGCATCTACTCCTTCCGGGGGGCGGATATCGACAATATACTCTACTTCACGAAGGTCTATCCCAACACGAAGGTGTTCAAGCTCGAACAAAACTATCGTTCGACACAGACCATCGTTTGTGCCGCCAACAGCCTGATCGAGAAGAACGAGCGGCAGATACGCAAGGAGGTCTTTTCCGAAAAGGAGAAGGGGGAGGCCATCGGTGTGTTCCAGGCGTACAGTGATGTGGAGGAGGGGGAGATTGTCGTGAACCGGATCGCCTCCCTGCGGCGTGAAAAGGAGTACGGCTACTCGGATTTCGCCATCCTTTACCGTACGAATTCCCAAAGCCGCATCTTTGAAGAGGCGTTGCGCAAACGAAGTATGCCTTACAGAATCTATGGAGGACTGTCTTTCTACCAGCGGAAGGAGATCAAGGATGTGATAGCTTATTTCCGCCTGGTGGTCAACCCGAACGATGAAGAGGCTTTCAAGCGCATCATCAATTATCCTGCGCGTGGGATAGGGGAGACCACCGTGGGCAAAATCATTTCTGCCGCAACCGCGAATAATGTCAGCCTGTGGAACGTCCTTTGTGAACCGTTGAGTTACGGGCTGGAAATAAATAAGGGTACGCACAATAAATTGCAGGGATTCAGGGAGTTGATTGAAGGATTCATTCACATGCAGACGGATGACATCACCAAGAATGCCTACGATATGGGAACGGAAATTATCCGTCAGTCCGGCATCATGAATGACGTGTGCCAGGACAATTCGCCTGAAAATCTGAGCCGTAAAGAGAACATCGAGGAACTTGTCAACGGTATGAATGATTTTTGTGCCGCCCGCCAAGAGGAGGGAAACACGAACATCTCGTTGACGGATTTCCTTTCCGAGGTTTCTCTGTTGACGGATCAGGATTCCGACAAAGAAGGCGATGGCGAGAAAGTGACTTTGATGACCGTGCATTCCGCCAAAGGGCTTGAATTCCGCAACGTGTTCGTGGTAGGCATGGAGGAGAACCTTTTCCCCAGCGGCATGGCGGGCGATTCGCCCCGTGCCATGGAGGAGGAGAGGCGGTTGTTCTATGTGGCTATTACCCGTGCCGAGGAGCATTGTTTCCTGTCTTTTGCCAAAACCCGTTTTCGCTACGGGAAAATGGAATTCGGTACACCGAGCCGTTTTTTAAGGGACATCGACACCTGTTTCCTCCGTTTGCCCCAAGAAGCTGGTTTGAGCCGGCAAGTGGACGAAGGGGTGCAGCGTTTCCGTCGCGAACGGCAGAAGGTACAGTTGATCAATCCATCTATACTTCCACGGAATTTGAAAAAAGTCAGCGATGCGGTATCTCCGATGGCTTCGGCTTCTTCTGTTGCTTCTGCTGCCTCTGGCTTTTCCAACTCTTCTGCTGCCTTTGGTTCTTCCGGCTCTTCTGCCGCACTTGGCTCTTCCGCCTCTTCTACCTCTTCTGCCGCAACGAAAACCGGGACAGGAACCCCTGTAATTGTAAGCCCCGGTCAACAAATCGAACATGAACGTTTCGGACTGGGCGAAGTATTGAAAGTGGAAGGCAACGGTGACAATGCGAAGGCTACCATTCGTTTTAAAAATGCAGGGGAGAAGCAACTTTTGCTTCGTTTTGCACGTTTTAAAGTAGTATCTCAGAAATGA
- a CDS encoding glycine zipper domain-containing protein, translating to MKKIVVCMVLSTFLLGSCATGQMSGNPGAVMAGASIGGTVGSAIGGLIGENNHGWHGGYRGSAIGTIVGTIAGAAIGNAVSTPRQQEDEYVEIIEKKKYAPQSQVQRPVSMPDLKIRNIRFIDDNRNHVIDAGESSKVIFEIVNQGRNTVYDVVPMVEEVTGTKHIYISPSVMIEEIAPGEGIRYTATITAGSKLKEGEIIIRVSVAAGDNAEVAFQEFSLPTQR from the coding sequence ATGAAGAAAATTGTAGTTTGTATGGTTCTGTCCACTTTTTTGTTGGGCAGTTGTGCTACCGGGCAGATGTCCGGCAATCCCGGAGCCGTTATGGCAGGGGCCTCCATCGGTGGTACCGTTGGGAGCGCAATCGGTGGGCTGATTGGTGAAAATAATCATGGCTGGCATGGAGGATACAGAGGATCGGCAATCGGTACCATTGTGGGCACTATCGCTGGTGCTGCCATTGGAAATGCAGTCTCGACTCCCCGGCAACAGGAGGATGAATATGTGGAAATCATAGAGAAGAAGAAATACGCACCCCAATCTCAGGTGCAGCGACCTGTTTCGATGCCCGATCTGAAAATACGTAACATCCGCTTTATCGATGATAATAGAAATCACGTAATTGATGCCGGGGAGAGCAGTAAAGTGATCTTCGAGATTGTAAACCAGGGACGCAATACTGTTTACGATGTCGTTCCTATGGTGGAGGAAGTAACCGGTACGAAGCATATTTATATCTCTCCGTCCGTCATGATCGAAGAAATTGCTCCCGGTGAAGGAATACGTTATACCGCTACCATAACGGCAGGAAGTAAACTAAAGGAAGGTGAGATAATCATCCGTGTATCTGTTGCCGCGGGAGACAATGCCGAGGTTGCTTTTCAGGAATTTTCGTTGCCTACTCAACGGTGA
- a CDS encoding IbrB-like domain-containing protein has translation MSVKTSPVYAVKAVPVEKVIANDYNPNIVAPPEMKLLELSIWEDGFTMPCVCYYDKEKDQYILVDGFHRFSVLKTSKRIYQRENGLLPIVVIDKDISNRMSSTIRHNRARGTHNIELMCHIVAELDKAGMSDQWIMKNIGMDRDELLRLKQLSGLADLFADREFSVPEKDAPLNARESTTV, from the coding sequence ATGAGTGTGAAAACAAGCCCGGTGTACGCTGTAAAGGCTGTGCCTGTAGAGAAGGTAATAGCCAATGATTATAATCCGAATATCGTAGCTCCTCCGGAAATGAAATTGCTGGAACTATCTATATGGGAAGACGGATTTACTATGCCTTGTGTGTGTTATTATGACAAAGAGAAAGATCAGTATATTCTGGTGGATGGATTCCACCGGTTTTCTGTACTAAAGACATCGAAACGTATTTATCAGCGTGAGAACGGTCTTTTACCTATAGTGGTCATCGACAAGGATATCTCTAATCGTATGAGTTCTACTATTCGTCATAACCGTGCCCGTGGAACACATAATATAGAATTGATGTGTCATATCGTGGCTGAGTTGGATAAGGCTGGAATGTCCGATCAGTGGATTATGAAGAATATAGGTATGGATAGAGATGAGTTACTCAGATTGAAACAACTTTCAGGTTTGGCCGATCTTTTTGCTGATCGTGAGTTCAGTGTCCCTGAAAAAGATGCTCCTTTGAATGCTAGAGAATCGACAACGGTATAA
- a CDS encoding NAD(P)H-dependent oxidoreductase, whose protein sequence is MDKDLKKVVILLAHPHIKESQANKALVDAVKEMDEVAIYNLYELPGETAFNVDEWSKIISHASAVVYQFPFYWLSAPSLLKRWQDEVFTYLANTPAVAGKPLLVVTTTGSESDAYRSGGKNHFTVDELLRPYQAGAIHAGMVWQTPIVAYGMGTAEAGKNIAEMANQYKQEIKELIGKGNAGNNW, encoded by the coding sequence ATGGATAAAGATTTAAAAAAAGTTGTGATTTTGCTGGCTCACCCTCACATCAAAGAATCACAAGCTAACAAAGCATTGGTGGATGCTGTAAAAGAAATGGACGAGGTGGCTATTTACAATCTCTATGAGTTGCCTGGTGAAACCGCATTCAACGTGGATGAATGGAGCAAAATCATTTCACATGCTTCTGCCGTGGTATACCAGTTTCCTTTTTATTGGCTTTCGGCACCGTCACTCCTAAAAAGATGGCAAGATGAAGTGTTTACTTATCTCGCCAATACGCCTGCAGTAGCCGGAAAACCATTATTGGTGGTAACTACGACAGGTTCCGAATCGGATGCCTATCGAAGTGGTGGGAAAAACCACTTTACAGTAGATGAATTATTGCGTCCTTATCAGGCAGGTGCAATTCATGCCGGAATGGTATGGCAAACTCCTATTGTCGCTTATGGAATGGGAACCGCAGAGGCAGGAAAAAACATAGCGGAAATGGCAAATCAATATAAACAAGAGATTAAAGAATTGATAGGAAAGGGAAATGCCGGAAATAATTGGTAG
- a CDS encoding RHS repeat domain-containing protein has product MIRKSFFFIAIFFISMTMGAGQVMAQKQERVEKLLKFLSENESEKFQKSREKLDEETVQAFASEIGLIDLMNRLWNQPDSKCATDYYPAFEKAGKGAFPAICTAAKLDIADLQKRSDAAISAILEADADKLTLSKQLADLVKSTGYPATQAQMDHFYQTREDALMAESEKAASIAKCENYFKEFPDGQYLPQFMNQYNQLLYNAVKRSPTDTNFKRFFDNMELNKFFNGMSNRKYTQEVRALYDDYLFSMIGQAGALASKKQCIDNYEHSSYLGEGERKHTTELEYTKDSVDFELMKPEINSATKLELVCGYLTTHKYKEFRDKAHALRNQYEDTLIWITPTSVKTYVKGLLMKSEEKQNNKTRISTYAYLDNGKPASVNVTDNGLQLQTSFLYDAQDRCAQEIQVNVKSKKEVYKRTRNFDANGTVLSDSLKYADGRLVLSSYNRQGELIEEKTFNKDVMLSSTAHQYDSKGRIVKSQYVLPLPAKPLPTQISSRTDIYEYDKYGYLHKITSTQILVNNEKRTCVQYFMYDEYGNPVDSNTYYEYNPNGRWIRKVVKDHPEWTEEWVIN; this is encoded by the coding sequence ATGATAAGAAAGAGTTTCTTTTTTATTGCCATCTTCTTTATAAGCATGACAATGGGTGCCGGACAGGTAATGGCACAAAAGCAAGAGCGTGTAGAAAAACTTCTGAAGTTTCTCAGTGAAAACGAATCCGAAAAGTTCCAAAAAAGCCGGGAAAAATTGGATGAAGAGACCGTACAGGCTTTCGCCTCTGAGATAGGTCTGATCGACCTGATGAACCGGCTTTGGAATCAGCCGGACAGCAAATGCGCCACCGATTATTACCCCGCGTTCGAGAAAGCCGGCAAAGGTGCTTTCCCAGCCATCTGCACCGCAGCCAAACTGGACATCGCAGACCTGCAAAAGCGTTCGGATGCTGCCATCTCCGCCATCCTTGAAGCTGATGCGGACAAGCTGACCCTCAGCAAGCAGTTGGCAGACCTCGTGAAAAGCACCGGCTATCCTGCAACGCAGGCGCAAATGGACCACTTCTACCAAACGAGAGAAGATGCGTTGATGGCGGAAAGCGAAAAAGCCGCCAGCATTGCCAAATGCGAAAACTACTTCAAGGAGTTTCCCGACGGGCAATACCTGCCACAGTTCATGAACCAATACAACCAGTTGCTGTACAATGCCGTGAAGCGTTCACCGACCGATACGAATTTTAAAAGGTTCTTCGACAACATGGAGTTGAACAAATTTTTCAACGGCATGTCCAACCGCAAATATACCCAGGAAGTACGTGCGCTGTACGATGACTACCTTTTCTCCATGATCGGACAAGCGGGAGCGTTGGCATCGAAAAAACAGTGCATCGACAATTATGAGCATTCCAGCTACCTCGGAGAAGGCGAAAGGAAGCACACCACCGAACTGGAATACACGAAAGACAGCGTTGACTTCGAATTGATGAAACCCGAGATAAACAGCGCTACCAAACTGGAACTGGTTTGCGGCTATCTGACAACACACAAGTACAAGGAGTTTCGTGACAAAGCACATGCACTGCGCAACCAGTACGAAGATACGTTAATATGGATCACTCCTACGTCAGTGAAGACCTATGTAAAAGGATTGCTGATGAAATCGGAAGAGAAACAGAACAATAAAACCCGGATCTCGACATACGCCTATCTGGATAACGGCAAACCCGCCTCTGTCAACGTAACGGACAACGGATTGCAGTTGCAGACCTCCTTCTTGTACGATGCGCAAGACAGATGCGCACAAGAGATACAGGTGAACGTTAAAAGCAAAAAAGAGGTTTACAAAAGAACCCGTAACTTCGATGCCAACGGAACCGTCCTGAGCGATTCGCTGAAATATGCGGACGGCAGGCTGGTATTGAGCAGTTATAACCGGCAAGGCGAGCTGATCGAGGAAAAGACGTTCAACAAAGACGTTATGCTTTCGTCAACCGCGCACCAGTACGACAGCAAAGGACGCATTGTAAAGTCACAATACGTGCTGCCCCTCCCCGCCAAACCTCTTCCCACACAGATAAGCTCCAGGACGGATATTTACGAATACGACAAATACGGATACCTGCACAAGATAACGTCCACACAAATATTGGTAAACAATGAAAAAAGAACCTGCGTCCAATACTTCATGTACGATGAGTACGGCAATCCCGTAGACAGCAATACTTATTACGAATACAATCCCAACGGACGATGGATTCGCAAGGTCGTAAAAGACCATCCTGAATGGACGGAAGAGTGGGTGATCAATTGA
- a CDS encoding superoxide dismutase has protein sequence MNTLIMSLIFMTMTYEMPKLPYANNALEPVISQQTIDYHYGKHLQTYVNNLNSLVPGTEFEGKTVEEIVATAPDGAIFNNAGQVLNHTLYFLQFAPKPSKKEPSGKLAEAIKRDFGSFDNFKKEFNAAAVGLFGSGWAWLSVDKNGKLHITKEPNGSNPVRAGLKPLLGFDVWEHAYYLDYQNRRADHVNAIWDIIDWDVVDKRM, from the coding sequence ATGAATACATTAATAATGTCTTTAATATTTATGACCATGACTTACGAAATGCCCAAACTTCCTTACGCAAACAATGCGTTGGAACCTGTAATCAGTCAGCAAACCATAGACTACCATTATGGTAAACATCTGCAAACTTATGTAAACAACCTCAATAGCCTAGTTCCCGGAACGGAATTCGAAGGAAAAACGGTAGAAGAAATCGTGGCTACGGCACCCGACGGTGCCATCTTCAACAATGCGGGACAGGTATTGAACCATACCCTTTATTTCCTGCAATTTGCCCCGAAGCCTTCTAAAAAAGAACCTTCTGGCAAGCTGGCAGAAGCCATCAAACGCGACTTCGGCAGCTTCGATAACTTCAAAAAAGAATTCAATGCAGCCGCAGTGGGACTGTTCGGTTCAGGATGGGCATGGCTGTCCGTAGATAAAAACGGCAAGCTGCACATCACCAAAGAGCCTAACGGCAGCAACCCCGTACGCGCAGGTTTAAAACCATTGCTAGGATTCGACGTTTGGGAACACGCTTATTATCTGGATTACCAGAACCGCCGTGCCGACCACGTCAATGCCATCTGGGACATCATCGACTGGGACGTTGTCGACAAACGAATGTAA
- the nspC gene encoding carboxynorspermidine decarboxylase, translating to MIDFTRFPSPCYIMEEELLRKNLALIKSVADRSGVEIILAFKSFAMWRSFPIFREYISHSTASSVYEARLALEEFGSKAHTYSPAYTEQDFPEIMRCSSHITFNSLAQFHRFHPLTKGSAVSCGIRINPEYSEVETELYNPCAPGTRFGITADLLPDVLPQGIEGFHCHCHCESSSFELEHTLQHIEEKFSRWFPQIQWLNLGGGHLMTRKDYDTDHLVGLLQGLKSRYPHLRIILEPGSAFTWQTGVLTSEVVDIVESRGIRTAILNVSFTCHMPDCLEMPYQPAVWGAKMGQEGKHVYRLGGNSCLSGDYMGYWSFDHELRIGERIVFEDMIHYTMVKTNMFNGIHHPAIALWTKEGKAEIYKQFSYEDYRDRMS from the coding sequence ATGATAGACTTTACCCGGTTTCCTTCTCCATGTTACATCATGGAAGAAGAATTGTTGAGAAAGAACCTTGCTTTGATTAAGAGTGTTGCCGACCGTTCGGGGGTGGAAATTATCCTTGCTTTTAAATCTTTCGCTATGTGGAGATCTTTTCCCATATTCCGTGAATATATCAGTCATTCCACCGCAAGCTCCGTTTATGAAGCACGCTTGGCTTTGGAAGAGTTCGGAAGTAAAGCGCATACCTATTCGCCCGCTTACACAGAGCAGGACTTTCCGGAGATCATGCGTTGTAGTAGCCATATCACTTTTAATTCACTTGCGCAGTTCCATCGTTTTCATCCCTTGACGAAAGGCAGCGCGGTGTCTTGCGGCATCCGCATCAATCCGGAATATTCAGAAGTGGAGACGGAACTTTATAACCCCTGTGCCCCCGGAACACGCTTCGGCATCACTGCGGATCTTTTGCCTGACGTACTTCCACAGGGCATTGAAGGCTTCCATTGCCATTGCCATTGCGAATCGTCTTCTTTTGAACTGGAACACACTTTGCAGCATATTGAAGAAAAATTCTCCCGTTGGTTTCCTCAGATACAATGGCTGAATCTGGGCGGAGGACATCTGATGACCCGAAAGGATTATGATACGGATCATTTAGTCGGTTTGCTTCAAGGATTAAAATCTCGCTATCCCCATTTGCGTATTATTCTCGAACCCGGATCTGCATTCACATGGCAGACCGGTGTGCTTACCTCAGAGGTAGTCGATATAGTAGAAAGCCGTGGTATCCGGACAGCCATCCTTAATGTCAGCTTTACCTGCCATATGCCCGATTGCCTGGAAATGCCTTATCAGCCAGCGGTGTGGGGTGCGAAAATGGGACAGGAGGGAAAACACGTTTACCGTTTGGGAGGGAACTCCTGTCTGAGTGGTGACTATATGGGATATTGGAGTTTTGATCATGAACTGAGAATCGGTGAACGGATAGTCTTTGAAGATATGATCCACTATACTATGGTCAAAACGAACATGTTCAACGGGATTCATCATCCTGCCATTGCGTTGTGGACAAAGGAGGGGAAAGCTGAAATATACAAACAATTTTCTTATGAAGACTATCGGGATAGAATGAGCTGA
- a CDS encoding ATP-binding protein → MNNYFDELSLSNYWKGQLPDGGMARGCYTNRIFGYIGNKLVKVLVGQRGAGKSCLLRQIMLHLLAEGVSPRNLLYISRAFTDSGCLKGREGLEALLGTYRERLHPVGKIYLFIEDIQNIDGWEQFVLSHSQDYVSSCEFFISGSNARMLDGDSGQLLLRHCVSFEIFPFSYAEYVERERTEASANSYTEYMAHGALPRLAALPAGEDHRGYVSALKNTALFRDVVQRYRIKDPGLLEEVLIYLAAHLSQSVSVTTLVSHFNTLNRKTSYDTVANYIGYLEDTFLIHRVERCQVRTREIVLGSCRYYMNDWAFMLYLYPFFARQPEVAFKNHVYMALRRAGFAVYVGVHRNKTIDFMACKDDRIIYIQCIASLADESVAEALYSSLASIQDNYEKWIVSADRAPLPSRGGIRHIQAWRLGEMLGHER, encoded by the coding sequence ATGAATAATTATTTTGATGAATTAAGTCTCTCTAACTACTGGAAAGGGCAACTGCCGGATGGTGGAATGGCACGTGGATGCTATACCAACCGCATCTTCGGATACATAGGCAACAAGCTGGTCAAAGTGTTGGTCGGTCAGCGGGGAGCTGGTAAGTCCTGCCTCCTCCGGCAAATCATGCTCCATTTGCTTGCAGAAGGGGTATCACCGCGCAATTTGCTTTATATCAGTCGTGCTTTTACCGATTCCGGTTGTCTGAAAGGACGTGAAGGATTGGAAGCCCTTCTTGGCACTTATCGTGAAAGGCTCCATCCGGTAGGAAAGATTTACCTTTTTATAGAAGATATACAGAATATCGACGGTTGGGAGCAGTTTGTCCTTTCCCATTCTCAGGACTATGTCAGTAGTTGTGAGTTTTTCATCAGTGGCTCCAACGCGCGGATGCTCGATGGAGATTCCGGACAACTTTTGCTTCGCCATTGTGTCAGTTTTGAGATCTTTCCTTTCAGCTATGCCGAGTACGTTGAACGCGAACGGACAGAAGCCTCTGCCAATAGTTATACCGAATATATGGCACATGGTGCTTTGCCTCGTTTGGCAGCATTACCTGCCGGGGAAGACCACCGGGGCTATGTCTCGGCACTCAAAAATACCGCTTTGTTCCGCGATGTCGTGCAGCGTTACCGGATCAAAGACCCCGGACTTTTGGAAGAAGTGTTGATCTATCTTGCCGCCCATTTGTCACAGTCGGTATCCGTCACTACTCTTGTCAGCCATTTCAACACGTTGAACCGGAAGACAAGTTATGACACCGTTGCCAATTATATAGGTTATCTGGAAGATACTTTTCTGATTCATCGTGTGGAGCGTTGCCAAGTCCGCACCCGTGAGATCGTGTTAGGGAGTTGTCGTTATTATATGAACGATTGGGCCTTCATGCTTTATCTTTATCCGTTCTTTGCCCGGCAGCCGGAGGTGGCTTTCAAAAACCATGTTTATATGGCGTTGAGACGTGCCGGTTTTGCCGTATATGTGGGGGTACATCGCAACAAGACCATTGATTTCATGGCTTGTAAGGATGATCGCATTATTTATATCCAATGCATCGCATCATTGGCGGATGAATCGGTTGCGGAAGCATTGTATTCCTCGCTTGCATCCATACAGGACAATTATGAGAAATGGATCGTGTCTGCCGATCGCGCGCCTTTGCCTTCACGGGGCGGAATACGCCACATACAGGCATGGAGGCTGGGAGAGATGTTGGGGCACGAGCGATAA
- a CDS encoding DUF3440 domain-containing protein translates to MKKVTEAKNVYELAQERLRMIFSEFDNIYVSFSGGKDSGVLLNLCIDYIRRNKLNRKIGVFHMDYEIQYRMTIDYVDRMIEANKDIIEVYRVCAPFRVATCTSMYQSFWRPWEKSKKELWVRSMPENSMTEEDFPFFNTTMWDYEFQMRFAKWIHDKNDAVRTCCLIGIRTQESFNRWRCIYLNRKYQMYHTYRWTSKVGNDIYNAYPIFDWKTTDVWTANGKFHWDYNVLYDMYYRAGVNLERQRVASPFIGEAIESLALYRAIDPDTWGKMVGRVNGVNFTSMYGGTHAMGWQSIKLPEGYTWKDFMYFLLSTLPERTRKAYLRKLSVSVNFWRTKGGCLSEATIQKLIAAKVPIIVMDNSNYKTYKKPVRMEYQDDINIPEFKEIPTYKRMCICILKNDHACKYMGFSPTKEEISKRSQIMEQYKNILQ, encoded by the coding sequence ATGAAGAAAGTAACGGAAGCTAAAAATGTCTACGAGTTGGCGCAAGAACGTTTGCGGATGATCTTTAGTGAGTTTGATAATATCTATGTCTCTTTTTCGGGAGGAAAGGATAGTGGAGTACTTCTAAATCTTTGCATTGATTATATACGTCGTAACAAACTGAATCGAAAAATCGGAGTTTTTCATATGGATTATGAAATCCAGTACCGGATGACTATCGATTATGTAGACCGGATGATCGAGGCGAATAAGGATATTATTGAGGTGTATCGAGTATGCGCTCCTTTTCGAGTGGCAACGTGTACTTCCATGTATCAATCTTTTTGGCGTCCATGGGAGAAAAGCAAAAAAGAGCTTTGGGTACGTTCTATGCCCGAAAATTCAATGACGGAGGAAGATTTCCCATTCTTTAATACTACCATGTGGGATTATGAATTTCAAATGCGCTTTGCCAAATGGATTCATGATAAGAATGATGCTGTACGCACTTGTTGCCTGATCGGAATCCGTACACAGGAGAGTTTTAACCGTTGGAGATGTATTTACTTGAACCGGAAATATCAGATGTATCACACATACCGCTGGACTTCTAAAGTAGGGAATGATATTTACAATGCTTATCCTATATTCGATTGGAAAACAACGGATGTCTGGACGGCTAATGGTAAATTTCATTGGGATTACAATGTTTTGTATGATATGTATTATCGTGCCGGGGTCAATCTGGAACGTCAACGTGTAGCCAGTCCCTTCATTGGAGAAGCAATCGAGAGTTTGGCTCTTTACCGGGCTATCGACCCCGATACCTGGGGCAAAATGGTAGGACGGGTAAATGGGGTGAATTTCACAAGTATGTATGGCGGAACTCATGCAATGGGATGGCAATCTATCAAATTGCCCGAAGGATATACATGGAAAGATTTTATGTATTTCCTCTTATCTACTTTACCGGAAAGAACGCGGAAAGCATATTTGAGGAAGTTGTCGGTGAGCGTGAATTTCTGGCGGACCAAAGGTGGGTGCCTGAGTGAAGCTACAATTCAGAAACTGATAGCCGCCAAAGTTCCTATTATTGTAATGGATAATAGTAATTATAAGACTTACAAAAAGCCGGTACGTATGGAATATCAAGATGACATCAATATTCCTGAATTTAAGGAAATCCCTACTTATAAACGCATGTGCATATGCATTCTGAAGAATGATCATGCCTGCAAATATATGGGGTTCTCGCCAACTAAGGAAGAGATAAGCAAAAGAAGTCAAATAATGGAACAATATAAAAATATACTGCAATGA
- the rhuM gene encoding RhuM family protein, whose amino-acid sequence MKEVPTVAKFTTVQNEGERTVSRQVEYYNLELVTSVGYRVYTHALLFFTNSSLMKRKVAFAYNKHNELLK is encoded by the coding sequence TTGAAGGAAGTTCCAACTGTCGCAAAATTTACGACAGTTCAAAATGAAGGTGAAAGAACAGTTTCACGACAAGTAGAATATTATAATCTCGAGCTAGTTACATCAGTTGGCTACCGTGTCTACACACACGCACTTCTTTTCTTTACCAATTCATCACTTATGAAAAGAAAAGTTGCCTTTGCATACAACAAACATAATGAGCTATTGAAGTAA